The window CACTCGGTGTAGCCGCACTTGCCGCAGTGCTGGCGGTCGTCGTGGTCCGCGAGGAAGCTGTCGCCACAGCGGGGGCACTGCTCCTTGGTCGCGTCGCCGTCGTCGTCGTAGTACTCGTTGCGGGCCATCTATGCCTCCTCCGCCTCCTCTTCGGCCTCGCCGTCGGCGACGATCTTGTTGCGCTCGAGCATGTGGTCCTGCTCGACGTCGCGGGCCTGGTCGGCGTCGTCGTAGACCTTGGCGTGACCGACGGTCTTGC of the Halomicrobium salinisoli genome contains:
- a CDS encoding 30S ribosomal protein S27ae, with translation MARNEYYDDDGDATKEQCPRCGDSFLADHDDRQHCGKCGYTEWK